The Thermotoga sp. nucleotide sequence CTTTTATGATCTTCTTCACAAGAGGATGTCTCACAACGTCACTTTCATCGAGATACACGAATTCTATCCCAGATATACCCTTTAATATTTTCTGACACTCTATGAGGCCAGATTTCTCCTCCTCTATATCAACTTGAGTAATGTCACCAGTTACAACCGCCTTTGAGTTGAATCCAAGCCTGGTCAGGAACATTTTCATCTGTTGATAGGTGGTGTTCTGGGCTTCATCCAGGATTATAAAAGAGTTGTTCAGCGTGCGTCCCCTCATGTAGGCAAGTGGCACGATCTCTATGATACCTCTTTCGCGATAACTGTTGAATTTATCTGGAGAGGTGATGTCGATTATGGCATCGTACAGAGGTCTCAGGTAGGGTTCCACTTTTTCAGCTAAATCCCCGGGCAGGAAACCAAGCTTTTCTCCAGCTTCAACTGCTGGCCTTGTCAGAATAATCCTGTTCACTTTGCCCATTTTCAGATAGTCGAGAGCGATGGCCACTGCTAGGTACGTTTTTCCCGTACCAGCTGGTCCTATCACGAAGACCACGTCGTTCTTTTCGATCGCTTCCAGGTATCTCTTCTGTCCCAAGGTTTTGGGCTTCACTTTTTTTCCAATGACGGGTCCTCCGTTACTCTTTGAATAAACCTCTTTTACGCTCTCCGCGTTCGAGACTTTTTCCACCAAGTACTCAAACTCAGTCCAATCCAGCAAATGCCCATCTCTCGTTATGGATATGATTTCATCTAAGACTCGATGCGCTGCTTCCACATTCTTTTCGTCTGAACCTCTTATAAGGATTTCGCTACCCCGAACCGCAAGATCTACATTGAACATCTTTTTGAGGTACCTCGCTCTTCTATCGTACTGTCCGAATATCTCCAGCATGGCCACATCCTCGGGAAGCCTAACTTTCCTCACAGTGACCGTGGTTTCCACCTCCAAACTGGTATACTTTTTCATAAGGAAATTATACTACTACATGCAGGAGAGTGAAAGCTGTGGAAAGTACTGTTGAGAGAGTGAGGAATTTCTTTAAGGAGAGAGGTCTGAGTTTGATTGTGATAAGGAACAACCAAGTGATCTTTGAAAGCGCAGAAAACGGTTTGAAGCCTCTAATTGAGGTCTATCGATCTTTTGAAGATCTGTCCGGATGTACGGTGGTAGACAAGCTCGTTGGAAGAGCGGCGGCCTTCTTTTTTGTGGAACTGAAACCCTCCTTTATTCACGCTCTTGTTATCAGTGAAGGTGCCATCGATTTGTTGAAGAAACACAGTGTACCGTTTTCTTATGAAAAGAAGGTGCCTTTTGTGCTATCGAAAGATGGAAAAAACGTGTGTCCATTCGAAAAGATGCTCATGGACGTGAATGATTCGAAAGAAGCCATAGAAAGAATTCTCTCAAAGTTCACTTTATCTTAAACAAACCCTTAAGCTACTTATGGTAAATTGATCAGAGGTCTCTTCTGTTGACAATCGTTTGTTTAAAGAGTAAAATAAAAGCCTGGCTTGGCTTGAGGTAGAAGGAAGGGAGGATGAAGATGCCGACTATCAATCAATTGATCAGGCATGGAAGAAAACCTAAAAAGAAGAAATCGAAGGCTCCCGCTCTTCAGGGAAATCCCCAGAAGCGAGGTGTCTGTATAAAGGTCTCCACCATGACACCGAAGAAGCCGAACTCTGCTCTCAGAAAAATCGCAAGGGTCAGGCTTTCCAATGGTATAGAAGTCACAGCGTACATACCGGGTATAGGTCATAACCTTCAGGAACACTCAGTTGTTCTTGTCAGGGGTGGAAGGGTAAAAGACCTTCCAGGCGTCAGGTACAAGATTATAAGGGGCGCTCTGGACGCAGCTGGAGTCGAAGGAAGAAGGCAGTCCAGAAGTAAATACGGTACCAAGAGACCCAAGGATCAAAAGAAGTGAGGTGACTGTGGGTGCGTAGAAGGAGAGCTGAAAGAAGACAAATACCACCCGATCCTGTCTACGGGGATGTTCTGGTGGCAAAGCTGATAAACAAAGTAATGTGGGACGGAAAGAAGACGATCGCTCAGAAGATCGTCTACGGTGCTTTCGACATCATCAAAGAGAAGATGAAAAAAGATCCTCTCGAGGTCTTCAAGCAGGCTGTTGAGAATGTAAAACCCGTTCTCGAAGTGAGACCAAGAAGGGTTGGAGGTGCAACCTATCAGGTTCCCATTGAAGTTCAAGAACCGCGAAGAACTTCCCTTGCTATAAGGTGGATCGTGGAGGCTGCAAGAGCCAAAAAAGGACGGCCCATGAAAGAGAAGCTGGCCGAGGAGATCATGGCAGCCTACAACAATACGGGTGCGGCCATCAAGAAGAAGGAAGACACCCACAGAATGGCAGAGGCGAACAGAGCTTTTGCGCACTACAGGTGGTGATGGGTTATGAAGAATGTGGAAGCGAGATACGTTGACCTGGACAAGCTTAGGAACATCGGTATAATGGCACACATCGACGCCGGGAAAACAACTACGACGGAGAGGATTTTGTACTACACCGGAAGAAAACACTTCATAGGGGACGTTGACGAAGGGAATACGACCACAGACTGGATGCCTCAGGAAAAAGAAAGGGGCATTACGATACAATCTGCCGCCACGACGTGTTTCTGGAAGGGATATCGAATCAACATAATTGATACACCCGGACACGTTGACTTCACAGCTGAAGTCGAGCGAGCACTTCGCGTACTCGACGGTGCAATAGCCGTCTTCGATGTGACGGCAGGTGTTGAACCACAGTCAGAAACCGTTTGGAGGCAGGCAGACAAGTACAACGTCCCCAGGATAGCCTTCATGAATAAGATGGATAAAGTTGGAGCAGATTTCCACATGGCGGTCGAGACGCTTGTTACAAAGCTCAGGGCCAACCCTGTACCCATTCAAATGCCCATTGGAAGTGAAAAAGATTTCCAAGGAATAATAGACCTCATAAAAATGAAGGCGATCTATTGGATCAGTGAGGATGGTGCTGTGTACGAAGAGAGGGAGATTCCAGAGGAGCTGAAAGAAGAGGCAGAATTGAGAAGAGAGGAGATGCTGGAGAAATTGGCGGAGCTGGATGAGACAATACTCGAGAAATATCTTGAGGGAGAAGAGATCACAGAAGAGGAAATCAAGAAGGTATTGAGAAAAGCCACTATAGAGAACAAAGCAGTTCCCGTTCTATGCGGTGCAGCAAAGATGAACAAAGGAATACAACCCCTGCTGGACGCCGTTGTGGATTATCTTCCGTCTCCTCTAGATCTTCCACCAGTAAAAGGTTGGAGAGTCTCTAATGGCGAGGTCATTTACAGAAAACCGGATGAAAGCGAGCCATTCACAGCCCTTGTCTTCAAGGTCCAGGTAGACCCATACATAGGGAAACTGGTGTACTTCAGAGTATACTCTGGAAGGCTAGAAAAAGGAAGTTACGTGTACAATTCCACAAAAGATCAGAAGGAAAGAATTTCCAGGATTGTCTTCATGCATGCTGACAAGAGAGAAGAGGTCGATTACGTCAGGCCGGGTGATATAGCAGCAGGAGTTGGGCTGAAAGTTTCTCAGACGGGAGACACTCTCTGTGACGAGAAAGAACCAATCGTTCTGGAGAAGATTGATTTCCCAGAGCCAGTCATATCTCTTGCCATCGAACCGGTGACGAAAAACGACGAAGGCAAGCTGGTAAAAGCGCTTCTGGCACTGTCTGAAGAAGACCCTACTCTGCAGGTGAAAGTGGACAAAGAAACCGGAGAGACGATAATCTCCGGTATGGGAGAATTGCATCTCGAAATAATCGTCGACAGATTGAAGAGAGAATTCGGCGTCAACGTCAGAGTCGGGCAACCCCAGGTGGCCTACAGAGAGACCATCAAAAAAACTGCCGAGGCAGAAGGGAAGTACATCAGACAAACCGGTGGTAGAGGACAATACGGTCATGTTATCCTTAGAATTGAACCTATACCGGAGGAAGAGGATAAAAACTTTGAATTCATCGATAAAACTGTTGGTGGTGTAATTCCAAAGGAGTTCATGCCTGCCATCGAAGCGGGGATCAAAGAAGCGATGTTGTCAGGCCTTCTTGCAGGGTATCCTGTTGTGAGAATAAGAGCGATCGTGCTCGACGGATCATACCACGAAGTTGACTCGTCTGAGATGGCCTTCAAAATAGCTGCCTCTATGGCGTTTAAAGAGGCAATGAGAAAGGCACAACCCATCCTTCTTGAACCGATCATGAAACTGGAGATCACCACCCCGGAAGAGTACATGGGGAACATCATCGCTGACCTCAATTCCAGAAGGGCGAAGGTGGAATCTCTCGAAACGAGAGGCCACTTGAAGGTTATAGTGGCAAAAGTTCCTCTCTCTGAAACGTTTGGATATGCCACAACACTGAGATCTTTGAGCCAGGGAAGAGCGAGTTACATCATGCAGTTCTCTCACTATCAAGAGGTCCCGGAGAAAATCGCCGAGAAGATCATTAAAGTTGTTTAAGGAGGGAGAATATGGCGAAGGAAAAGTTTGTAAGAACAAAACCCCATGTTAACGTTGGAACCATTGGACATATCGACCACGGAAAATCCACACTGACAGCAGCCATAACGAGGTACCTCTCTCTCAAAGGTCTTGCACAGTACGTACCTTACGATCAGATCGACAAGGCTCCTGAGGAGAAGGCAAGAGGTATCACCATCAACATCACACATGTTGAATACGAAACGGAGAAAAGGCACTACGCACACATCGACTGTCCTGGCCACGCCGACTACATCAAGAACATGATCACTGGTGCTGCCCAGATGGATGGAGCCATTCTTGTCGTTGCCGCAACCGATGGACCCATGCCACAGACGAGGGAACATGTGCTCCTCGCAAGGCAAGTTGAGGTTCCTTACATGATCGTTTTCATCAACAAAACGGACATGGTCGATGACCCTGAACTCATCGAACTTGTTGAGATGGAAGTGAGGGACCTTTTGAGCCAGTACGAATATCCCGGCGACGAGGTACCTGTTATAAAAGGATCCGCGTTGAAAGCCCTTGAAGCCCCGGATGATCCAAACCACGAAGCCTACAAACCTATTCAGGAGCTGCTCGATGCTATGGACAACTACATTCCCGATCCTCAGAGGGAGGTTGACAAACCGTTCCTCATGCCCATTGAGGATGTCTTCTCCATCACAGGAAGAGGAACCGTTGTCACCGGAAGGATTGAAAGAGGAAGAATCAAACCTGGTGACGAAGTTGAGATCATAGGACTCAGTTACGAGATAAGGAAAACGGTTGTAACAAGCGTTGAAATGTTCAGAAAAGAACTCGATGAGGGTATCGCCGGAGACAACGTGGGATGTCTGCTCAGAGGTATCGACAAAGATGAAGTTGAGAGAGGGCAGGTTCTTGCGGCACCCGGAAGCATCAAACCTCACAAAAGATTCAAAGCGGAAGTCTACGTTTTGAAAAAGGAGGAAGGCGGAAGGCACACACCGTTCACGAAGGGTTACAAACCTCAGTTCTACATAAGAACCGCTGATGTTACAGGAGCAATTGTGGGACTTCCAGAAGGAGTCGAAATGGTGATGCCTGGAGACCACGTTGAAATGGAAATAGAACTCATCTACCCTGTGGCCATCGAGAAAGGACAGAGATTCGCTATAAGAGAAGGCGGAAGAACGGTTGGAGCTGGTGCCGTCACAGAGGTTATTGAGTGAGGGGGAATTTTCCCCCTCCTTCCTAAGAGAAGAGGGAGGGTGCTTAGAATATGCCTGGACAGAAGATAAGGATAAAACTCAAAGCCTACGACCATGAGTTGCTTGATGAATCTGCAAAGAAAATAGTAGAGGTTGCAAAATCAACAAACTCTAAGGTGTCCGGTCCAATTCCTTTGCCCACTGAACGGACACTTTACTGTGTGTTGAGATCTCCTATGAAACATAAAGACTCCAGAGAGCATTTCGAGAAGAGAGTTCATAAAAGGCTGATAGACATCATAGATCCATCTCCAAAAACCATCGACGCTTTGATGAGGATAAATCTCCCAGCAGGTGTCGACGTTGAGATCAAACTGTAATCCCTGGAGGTGTCTTTGATGAAGATGATAATAGGAAGAAAAATCGGCATGACGAGAGTCTTTGTTGGTAACGAAGCGGTCCCGGTTACTGTCATAAAAGCAGGCCCTTGTGTTGTTGTTCAGAGGAAAACAGCTGAAAAAGATGGATACAACGCTGTTCAACTTGGATTTGAAAAAGCAAAAAAGGTGAACAAGCCTCTTGCCGGTCACTTCAAAAAGTTCGGTGTTGAACCGATGAAGATACTCAAGGAGTTCAGAGTAGACAACCCCGACGAATACGAACCCGGACAGGTTATAAAGGTCGATATATTCGAGAAAGGGGAATACGTGGACGTTACCGGTTGGTCCAAGGGAAGAGGATTCGCAGGAGCAATGAAAAGATGGGGATTCAGTGGTGGTCCAAGGAGCCATGGTTCCAAATTCCACAGAGAACTTGGATCCGTCGGTCAACATACTGAACCTGCAAAGATATGGAAAGGCAAAAAAATGCCAGGAAGATATGGAAACGAGAGGATAACCATCAGAAATTTACAGGTCATAGACGTCGATCCAGAAAATGATCTAATAGCGATTAAAGGTGGAGTCCCTGGAGCGAGGGGCGGACTTGTTCTGATCAGAAGCGCCAAAGCCCCGAAAAAGTAACAGTGGAGGAGGAATAGAAGATGGCTCAGGTAGACCTTTTTAACGTGAAGGGAGAGAAAGTCGGTACTCTGGAGATCAGTGATTTTGTCTTCAACATCGAACCGAACTATGACGTGATGTGGAGATATGTGGACATGCAGCTCTCCAACAGGAGGGCTGGTACTGCCTCTACAAAAACAAGAGGTGAGGTCTCCGGCGGTGGT carries:
- a CDS encoding PhoH family protein, coding for MKKYTSLEVETTVTVRKVRLPEDVAMLEIFGQYDRRARYLKKMFNVDLAVRGSEILIRGSDEKNVEAAHRVLDEIISITRDGHLLDWTEFEYLVEKVSNAESVKEVYSKSNGGPVIGKKVKPKTLGQKRYLEAIEKNDVVFVIGPAGTGKTYLAVAIALDYLKMGKVNRIILTRPAVEAGEKLGFLPGDLAEKVEPYLRPLYDAIIDITSPDKFNSYRERGIIEIVPLAYMRGRTLNNSFIILDEAQNTTYQQMKMFLTRLGFNSKAVVTGDITQVDIEEEKSGLIECQKILKGISGIEFVYLDESDVVRHPLVKKIIKAYEEYERLRKS
- a CDS encoding DUF1893 domain-containing protein — translated: MRNFFKERGLSLIVIRNNQVIFESAENGLKPLIEVYRSFEDLSGCTVVDKLVGRAAAFFFVELKPSFIHALVISEGAIDLLKKHSVPFSYEKKVPFVLSKDGKNVCPFEKMLMDVNDSKEAIERILSKFTLS
- the rpsL gene encoding 30S ribosomal protein S12 — its product is MPTINQLIRHGRKPKKKKSKAPALQGNPQKRGVCIKVSTMTPKKPNSALRKIARVRLSNGIEVTAYIPGIGHNLQEHSVVLVRGGRVKDLPGVRYKIIRGALDAAGVEGRRQSRSKYGTKRPKDQKK
- the rpsG gene encoding 30S ribosomal protein S7, yielding MRRRRAERRQIPPDPVYGDVLVAKLINKVMWDGKKTIAQKIVYGAFDIIKEKMKKDPLEVFKQAVENVKPVLEVRPRRVGGATYQVPIEVQEPRRTSLAIRWIVEAARAKKGRPMKEKLAEEIMAAYNNTGAAIKKKEDTHRMAEANRAFAHYRW
- the fusA gene encoding elongation factor G; this encodes MKNVEARYVDLDKLRNIGIMAHIDAGKTTTTERILYYTGRKHFIGDVDEGNTTTDWMPQEKERGITIQSAATTCFWKGYRINIIDTPGHVDFTAEVERALRVLDGAIAVFDVTAGVEPQSETVWRQADKYNVPRIAFMNKMDKVGADFHMAVETLVTKLRANPVPIQMPIGSEKDFQGIIDLIKMKAIYWISEDGAVYEEREIPEELKEEAELRREEMLEKLAELDETILEKYLEGEEITEEEIKKVLRKATIENKAVPVLCGAAKMNKGIQPLLDAVVDYLPSPLDLPPVKGWRVSNGEVIYRKPDESEPFTALVFKVQVDPYIGKLVYFRVYSGRLEKGSYVYNSTKDQKERISRIVFMHADKREEVDYVRPGDIAAGVGLKVSQTGDTLCDEKEPIVLEKIDFPEPVISLAIEPVTKNDEGKLVKALLALSEEDPTLQVKVDKETGETIISGMGELHLEIIVDRLKREFGVNVRVGQPQVAYRETIKKTAEAEGKYIRQTGGRGQYGHVILRIEPIPEEEDKNFEFIDKTVGGVIPKEFMPAIEAGIKEAMLSGLLAGYPVVRIRAIVLDGSYHEVDSSEMAFKIAASMAFKEAMRKAQPILLEPIMKLEITTPEEYMGNIIADLNSRRAKVESLETRGHLKVIVAKVPLSETFGYATTLRSLSQGRASYIMQFSHYQEVPEKIAEKIIKVV
- the tuf gene encoding elongation factor Tu, which translates into the protein MAKEKFVRTKPHVNVGTIGHIDHGKSTLTAAITRYLSLKGLAQYVPYDQIDKAPEEKARGITINITHVEYETEKRHYAHIDCPGHADYIKNMITGAAQMDGAILVVAATDGPMPQTREHVLLARQVEVPYMIVFINKTDMVDDPELIELVEMEVRDLLSQYEYPGDEVPVIKGSALKALEAPDDPNHEAYKPIQELLDAMDNYIPDPQREVDKPFLMPIEDVFSITGRGTVVTGRIERGRIKPGDEVEIIGLSYEIRKTVVTSVEMFRKELDEGIAGDNVGCLLRGIDKDEVERGQVLAAPGSIKPHKRFKAEVYVLKKEEGGRHTPFTKGYKPQFYIRTADVTGAIVGLPEGVEMVMPGDHVEMEIELIYPVAIEKGQRFAIREGGRTVGAGAVTEVIE
- the rpsJ gene encoding 30S ribosomal protein S10, which produces MPGQKIRIKLKAYDHELLDESAKKIVEVAKSTNSKVSGPIPLPTERTLYCVLRSPMKHKDSREHFEKRVHKRLIDIIDPSPKTIDALMRINLPAGVDVEIKL
- the rplC gene encoding 50S ribosomal protein L3; amino-acid sequence: MKMIIGRKIGMTRVFVGNEAVPVTVIKAGPCVVVQRKTAEKDGYNAVQLGFEKAKKVNKPLAGHFKKFGVEPMKILKEFRVDNPDEYEPGQVIKVDIFEKGEYVDVTGWSKGRGFAGAMKRWGFSGGPRSHGSKFHRELGSVGQHTEPAKIWKGKKMPGRYGNERITIRNLQVIDVDPENDLIAIKGGVPGARGGLVLIRSAKAPKK